The proteins below come from a single Campylobacter sp. CCUG 57310 genomic window:
- a CDS encoding manganese efflux pump MntP family protein has translation MELLLLAFALAMDSVALSIASGAKCRALTISGVIKVSFIFGFFQALMAFLGYFLGLTFVSFIASIDHFVAFGILSFLGIKMILEAREHKDEACLNDLGLKVLTIGAIATSIDALAVGVTFSFENIDIIYTSILIGSICFILCVLACYAGKFLGIVLEKKALILGGVILIGISVKILITHLLDHGFLAHLKPF, from the coding sequence ATGGAGCTTTTACTACTAGCTTTCGCCCTTGCCATGGATAGCGTAGCGCTCAGTATCGCAAGCGGTGCAAAATGCCGTGCATTAACCATTTCGGGGGTCATTAAAGTCTCTTTTATATTTGGTTTTTTTCAAGCTCTTATGGCCTTTTTAGGATATTTTTTAGGGCTAACCTTCGTAAGCTTCATAGCTTCCATAGATCATTTTGTCGCATTTGGCATACTTTCGTTTTTGGGCATCAAGATGATACTTGAAGCAAGAGAGCATAAAGACGAAGCCTGTTTAAATGACCTAGGACTAAAAGTCCTAACCATAGGCGCAATAGCTACGAGTATCGATGCGCTGGCTGTCGGAGTGACATTTAGCTTTGAGAATATAGACATCATTTATACTAGTATTTTGATAGGATCTATCTGCTTTATCCTATGTGTTTTGGCATGTTATGCGGGGAAATTTTTAGGTATAGTTTTAGAAAAAAAGGCTCTTATTTTAGGCGGAGTTATACTCATAGGTATAAGCGTAAAAATTCTCATCACCCATCTTTTAGACCATGGGTTCTTGGCTCATTTAAAGCCGTTTTGA
- a CDS encoding DUF4197 domain-containing protein — protein sequence MMKKIVILALFFALSAFGTDWGKMVGDGLKAVNQASTKSDYKSMLSSALEYAVKELSNDGFIKNATAKIPLPPSLQTAANLAKKVGGDKWANELVASINKAASSAVPGAADVFSKTIKNMSEGDVKKIMNGGNDSFSKFLQQNSSKELEKIFKPIIEKMMSQNSFATAYNGLNSFVKNSLGGSESMKSVKSVASSLGMGEYVTNDGEDLNGYITRKTLDGLFKVMSENEKSLRSDPVGYGKKAIENIFK from the coding sequence ATTATGAAAAAAATCGTGATTTTGGCGCTATTTTTTGCTTTAAGCGCTTTTGGTACTGATTGGGGTAAGATGGTTGGAGACGGGCTTAAAGCCGTAAATCAAGCCTCTACAAAGAGCGATTATAAAAGCATGTTAAGCTCGGCTCTTGAGTATGCCGTAAAAGAGCTTTCAAATGACGGATTTATAAAAAACGCCACGGCTAAAATTCCGCTTCCGCCAAGCTTGCAAACGGCTGCAAATTTGGCAAAGAAAGTTGGCGGCGACAAGTGGGCAAACGAGCTGGTTGCTTCCATAAATAAAGCCGCAAGTAGCGCAGTTCCCGGAGCTGCCGATGTCTTTTCAAAAACTATAAAAAACATGAGTGAAGGCGATGTCAAAAAGATCATGAACGGCGGAAATGATAGCTTTAGTAAATTTTTGCAACAAAATTCAAGCAAGGAGCTTGAAAAGATATTTAAGCCGATCATTGAAAAGATGATGAGTCAAAACAGCTTTGCAACCGCTTATAACGGGCTAAATTCATTTGTAAAAAATTCTCTTGGCGGCTCGGAGAGCATGAAGTCGGTTAAATCGGTTGCCTCAAGCCTTGGTATGGGCGAATATGTAACAAACGATGGCGAGGATCTAAACGGATACATCACGAGAAAGACGCTTGATGGGCTATTTAAAGTGATGAGTGAAAATGAAAAGTCGCTTAGAAGCGATCCTGTGGGTTACGGCAAAAAAGCTATCGAAAATATCTTTAAATAA